A genomic window from Trueperella bialowiezensis includes:
- the greA gene encoding transcription elongation factor GreA: MANTTWLSQESYDRLTNELNTLKTTGRQEIAERIEAARSEGDLKENGGYHAAREEQSKMEGRIQELTYLLEHAEVGDAPENTDVVAPGLIITATVNGKEKVFMLGSREANDWVDVDVYPESAPLGEAVMGKKVGENTSYVAPNGKEFAVEIIKIEPAR; encoded by the coding sequence ATGGCAAACACCACGTGGCTCTCTCAGGAATCGTACGACCGGCTAACCAACGAGCTCAACACCTTGAAGACCACCGGGCGTCAAGAGATTGCCGAACGCATCGAGGCCGCCCGCTCCGAAGGCGACCTGAAAGAAAACGGCGGCTACCATGCGGCCCGCGAGGAGCAGTCGAAGATGGAAGGCCGCATCCAAGAGCTCACCTATCTGCTCGAACACGCCGAAGTGGGCGACGCCCCCGAGAACACGGACGTCGTCGCACCCGGCCTAATCATTACGGCAACCGTGAATGGCAAAGAGAAAGTGTTCATGCTCGGCTCGCGCGAAGCGAACGACTGGGTGGACGTGGACGTCTACCCCGAATCAGCCCCGCTTGGCGAGGCAGTCATGGGTAAGAAGGTCGGCGAAAACACATCCTACGTGGCACCGAACGGTAAAGAGTTCGCGGTTGAGATCATCAAGATTGAGCCTGCCCGATGA
- the msrA gene encoding peptide-methionine (S)-S-oxide reductase MsrA, with protein sequence MTTHAGGLPGRSTPVLVNPHAHLALGTDMLAPAGPGEEEIFLAAGCYWGVEEIMWALPGVVTTSVGFMGGATPNPTYFEVTTGLTGHTETVRVVYRAGGNTLAHILKTFWECHDPTTLNRQGNDVGPQYRSAIFPTTPGQADLALSSREAYQAVLTEAGLGEIVTEIVDAADTTGYFPAEVEHQQYLIKVPNGYRCHARSGLACPMPGAGLTAG encoded by the coding sequence ATGACCACACATGCTGGTGGGCTACCCGGGCGCTCCACGCCCGTGCTCGTCAATCCGCACGCCCATCTTGCGCTTGGCACGGACATGCTCGCGCCCGCCGGGCCCGGCGAGGAAGAAATCTTCCTGGCGGCCGGCTGCTATTGGGGTGTTGAGGAAATTATGTGGGCCCTGCCGGGAGTGGTGACGACCTCGGTGGGCTTCATGGGAGGAGCCACCCCGAACCCCACCTACTTCGAGGTGACCACGGGCCTGACCGGCCACACTGAGACCGTGCGCGTGGTCTACCGCGCCGGCGGCAACACGCTGGCACACATCCTGAAAACGTTTTGGGAGTGCCACGATCCGACCACGCTCAACCGGCAGGGGAACGACGTCGGCCCCCAGTATCGTTCCGCTATTTTTCCGACGACGCCGGGGCAGGCCGATCTCGCACTTTCCTCTCGGGAGGCGTACCAGGCCGTGCTCACCGAGGCCGGACTTGGCGAGATCGTCACCGAGATTGTGGACGCGGCCGACACCACCGGATATTTCCCGGCCGAAGTGGAACACCAACAGTATTTGATCAAGGTGCCGAACGGGTACCGGTGTCATGCGCGTTCCGGGCTGGCCTGCCCGATGCCGGGCGCTGGGCTGACCGCAGGCTAG
- the trhA gene encoding PAQR family membrane homeostasis protein TrhA — MVVSTRAERKAYFASLPKPKARGWIHTIMAPLALANGILLIIFAPTVPARIGTLIFALSAVLLFGNSGIYHRGNWSARVNAVLRRIDHANIFLLIAGTYTPLSIMLLEPARAALVLGIVWTGALVGTFIHVFHIDAPRWFQTLLYVALGWVAVWFLPDFWRSGGPAIFFLLLAGGLAYTIGALFYAMRWPNPWPKYFGFHEFFHVGTVIGYACHSVSVWLAIFR, encoded by the coding sequence ATGGTCGTTTCGACACGCGCCGAACGCAAAGCCTATTTCGCTTCGCTTCCCAAGCCGAAAGCCCGCGGCTGGATTCACACGATCATGGCCCCGCTCGCGCTCGCGAACGGGATTTTGCTCATCATTTTCGCGCCCACCGTGCCGGCCCGGATCGGCACGCTCATCTTCGCGCTGTCGGCCGTGCTGCTGTTTGGCAATTCGGGGATCTACCATCGCGGCAACTGGTCGGCCCGAGTGAATGCGGTGTTGCGCCGGATCGACCACGCGAATATTTTCCTGCTCATTGCCGGCACGTATACGCCGCTGTCGATCATGCTGTTAGAACCTGCGCGGGCCGCCCTCGTGCTCGGGATCGTGTGGACGGGCGCCCTCGTGGGAACGTTCATCCATGTGTTCCACATCGACGCCCCGCGCTGGTTCCAAACCTTACTCTACGTGGCGTTGGGCTGGGTGGCCGTCTGGTTCCTGCCCGACTTTTGGCGCTCCGGCGGGCCAGCCATTTTCTTCCTGCTGCTCGCCGGCGGGCTCGCCTACACGATCGGCGCCCTGTTCTATGCAATGCGCTGGCCCAATCCGTGGCCGAAATATTTTGGCTTCCACGAATTCTTCCACGTCGGCACCGTCATCGGCTACGCCTGCCATTCGGTGTCCGTCTGGCTGGCGATCTTCAGGTAA
- a CDS encoding FKBP-type peptidyl-prolyl cis-trans isomerase, translating to MDVILPTVEGEFGEIPEIIFPEDVEPPKGLRVKVLKEGDGRVVRAGDEIECEYHGQIWGGAIFDSSYYREGKAVFPIGVGMVIEAWDEALVGRQIGTRLLISVPPFKGYGAAGNPRAGIKGDDTLVFVVDITGIQDSAFNFNTLHDN from the coding sequence ATGGACGTCATTCTTCCCACCGTCGAGGGCGAATTCGGCGAGATACCCGAGATCATTTTCCCGGAGGATGTGGAACCCCCCAAGGGTTTGCGCGTTAAGGTTCTCAAGGAAGGCGACGGGCGCGTGGTGCGCGCCGGCGACGAAATCGAATGCGAGTACCACGGCCAGATCTGGGGCGGAGCCATTTTCGACTCGTCCTACTACCGTGAGGGCAAGGCCGTGTTCCCGATCGGCGTGGGCATGGTGATCGAAGCGTGGGATGAGGCGCTGGTTGGCCGCCAGATCGGCACCCGCCTCCTCATCTCGGTACCCCCGTTCAAGGGCTACGGGGCCGCCGGCAACCCGCGTGCAGGTATTAAGGGCGACGACACGCTCGTCTTCGTCGTCGACATCACCGGCATCCAAGATTCGGCGTTCAACTTCAACACGCTACACGACAACTAA
- a CDS encoding exodeoxyribonuclease VII small subunit: MADTTQQSATTPAELDKKVAGLSYEDARSRLVEIVTRLEQGNLPLDEALTMWELGEALARRCEAWLDGARERLRAAQAHIDKEASQ, from the coding sequence ATGGCAGACACCACACAGCAGTCAGCGACGACGCCCGCGGAACTCGACAAGAAAGTCGCAGGCCTGTCGTACGAGGACGCCCGCTCACGCCTCGTAGAAATCGTGACCCGGCTCGAACAGGGAAACCTTCCCCTCGACGAAGCGCTCACCATGTGGGAGCTCGGCGAAGCGCTCGCCCGGCGCTGCGAAGCCTGGCTCGACGGCGCACGCGAACGGTTACGTGCCGCGCAGGCGCACATCGATAAGGAGGCCTCCCAATGA
- the putP gene encoding sodium/proline symporter PutP, with amino-acid sequence MSDTTWQIITMVIYFLVMIGIGLWAYKRTTDVDDYMLGGRQLNPLVAALSAGASDMSGWLLMGLPGALYVSGLVEFWIAIGLTAGAWLNWKFVAPRLRSYTEVSNNSITVPSFLDSRLRDSTHALRIVAGLIILFYFTFYVSSGMVAGGTFFEGAFGVDYRAGMILIAAITLFYTLVGGFLAVSYTDVVQGLMMMAALVLVPAVGIAHVGGWNSMIDKARAVDPDLLSPFAGLTAVGLISALAWGLGYFGQPHIIVRFMALRNPKEAVSARRIGIGWMLLAVFGALGTAFVGIAIFRYENNPLANPEQVFIVLGQLLFHPFIAGFMLAAILAAIMSTVSSQLLVSSSALIEDVYMTFTNRKLDAKKGVMLSRLAVGGIAVLAAGLAWTPNDTILGLVAFAWAGFGASFGPTILLSLFWRKLTGFGALSGMAMGAVTVAVWGNIDGGMFDLYEIVPGFIVNLVVTMVVSLVTYRPNAIIEREFDMAAELAKDWSKHAEYEAQMIEFRRNNPDGYKPRSATLRTEDGGEMELPK; translated from the coding sequence ATGAGCGATACCACGTGGCAGATCATTACGATGGTGATCTACTTCCTCGTCATGATCGGCATTGGTCTGTGGGCGTACAAGCGCACCACGGACGTCGACGACTACATGCTTGGCGGCCGGCAACTCAACCCGCTGGTGGCCGCACTTTCTGCCGGCGCGTCAGACATGTCCGGCTGGCTCCTCATGGGCCTGCCCGGCGCACTCTACGTATCCGGCCTCGTAGAATTTTGGATTGCGATCGGCCTGACCGCCGGCGCCTGGCTCAACTGGAAGTTCGTGGCGCCGCGCCTGCGCTCCTACACGGAAGTATCGAACAATTCGATCACGGTGCCGTCCTTCCTTGACTCACGTCTGCGCGATTCCACGCACGCGCTACGCATCGTGGCCGGCCTGATCATCCTGTTCTACTTCACCTTCTACGTCTCGTCTGGCATGGTCGCCGGCGGCACCTTCTTCGAGGGCGCGTTCGGCGTGGACTACCGTGCGGGCATGATCCTCATCGCTGCGATCACACTGTTCTATACGCTCGTGGGCGGCTTCCTCGCCGTGTCATACACCGACGTCGTGCAGGGGCTCATGATGATGGCCGCACTGGTCTTGGTGCCGGCCGTGGGCATCGCACATGTTGGCGGTTGGAACTCAATGATCGACAAGGCGCGCGCGGTCGATCCCGACCTGCTCTCACCGTTCGCAGGCCTCACCGCCGTCGGGCTCATCTCGGCACTCGCCTGGGGCTTGGGATACTTCGGCCAGCCGCACATCATCGTGCGCTTCATGGCGCTACGGAATCCGAAGGAAGCCGTCTCGGCCCGGCGTATCGGCATCGGCTGGATGCTGCTCGCCGTGTTCGGCGCGCTCGGCACCGCCTTTGTTGGCATCGCGATCTTCCGGTACGAAAACAACCCGCTCGCCAACCCGGAGCAGGTATTTATCGTGCTCGGCCAGCTGCTGTTCCACCCGTTCATTGCCGGATTCATGCTGGCTGCGATCCTCGCGGCAATCATGTCCACGGTCTCGTCCCAGCTGCTGGTCAGCTCGTCCGCACTTATCGAGGACGTCTACATGACGTTCACGAACCGCAAGCTCGACGCGAAGAAGGGCGTCATGCTCTCCCGCCTCGCCGTGGGTGGCATTGCCGTGTTGGCGGCCGGGCTCGCGTGGACGCCGAACGACACGATCCTCGGACTTGTCGCCTTCGCATGGGCCGGGTTCGGCGCGTCCTTCGGGCCGACGATCCTGCTATCGCTGTTCTGGCGCAAGCTCACCGGCTTCGGTGCGCTATCCGGCATGGCGATGGGCGCGGTGACCGTGGCCGTGTGGGGCAACATCGACGGCGGTATGTTCGACCTATACGAGATCGTGCCGGGCTTCATCGTCAACCTCGTCGTCACGATGGTCGTCTCGCTGGTGACCTACCGTCCGAACGCGATCATCGAGCGCGAGTTCGACATGGCGGCCGAACTGGCCAAGGATTGGTCCAAGCACGCCGAATACGAGGCGCAGATGATCGAGTTCCGCCGCAACAACCCGGACGGATACAAGCCGCGATCAGCGACTCTACGCACCGAGGACGGCGGCGAAATGGAGCTACCGAAGTAA
- a CDS encoding isoprenyl transferase, whose product MRIPEFLYSLYERRLMREIDEARIPRHVGIILDGNRRWARELGSSAAAGHRKGADHVHEVLGWCEQAGIEIVTLWMLSTDNLSRSADELRELIGIIADTVENLASTGRWQIKIIGDLSLLPDDAGERLRAAAQRSVGARSSGGGEAMTVNIAVGYGGRHEITDAVRKYLRDKAADGASLNEAADGLNVAAITANMYTSGQPDPDLIIRTSGEQRMSGFLLWQTVHTELYFCEAYWPEFRRTDLLRALRDYSARERRMGR is encoded by the coding sequence ATGCGCATCCCGGAGTTTCTCTATTCGCTGTATGAACGGCGCCTTATGCGCGAGATTGACGAGGCGCGGATCCCGCGGCACGTGGGCATCATCCTCGATGGCAACCGGCGCTGGGCGCGCGAGCTTGGCTCGTCGGCGGCAGCCGGGCATCGTAAGGGCGCCGATCACGTGCACGAAGTGTTGGGTTGGTGCGAGCAGGCGGGCATCGAAATCGTCACATTGTGGATGCTGTCTACCGACAACCTGAGCCGTAGCGCCGACGAGCTACGCGAACTCATCGGCATTATTGCGGACACCGTCGAAAACCTTGCGAGTACCGGGCGCTGGCAGATCAAGATCATCGGCGATTTGAGTTTGCTTCCCGACGACGCCGGGGAGCGGCTACGAGCAGCGGCGCAGCGAAGCGTCGGTGCACGCAGTAGCGGGGGCGGCGAGGCGATGACAGTGAATATCGCCGTCGGCTATGGTGGCCGCCACGAGATTACGGACGCCGTACGTAAATATTTGCGTGACAAGGCCGCCGACGGGGCGTCGCTCAACGAGGCGGCCGACGGCCTGAACGTGGCCGCGATTACCGCAAACATGTACACGAGCGGGCAACCCGATCCGGATCTCATCATTCGCACGTCGGGCGAACAGCGCATGAGCGGCTTCTTGCTATGGCAGACCGTTCACACCGAACTGTATTTTTGCGAAGCCTACTGGCCGGAGTTCCGCCGTACGGACTTGTTGCGCGCGTTGCGTGATTACAGTGCGCGCGAACGGAGGATGGGGCGTTAG
- the xseA gene encoding exodeoxyribonuclease VII large subunit, translated as MSTPIPPDLPQMAHLTTPDQPWPLRLLSAKISEYVAKMSRLWVEGEVIQLVRRPNARVQFFTLADLEEKASITVKIWSHALPAAITEGSRVVVAAKPDFWTGNGSLTLQADEVRAVGVGDLLARIEALKTKLAAEGLFAPERKQPLPFLPRKIGLICGRNTKAMHDVVNNATRRWPAVRFEIREVQVQGAGAVDQMIPALEELDTIDDVDVIVLARGGGSVEDLFPFSDERLVRAAAAARTPVVSAIGHETDSPVLDLVADYRASTPTDAAKAIVPDVGEEKQGLATTVRRGRIAVDNLLHGAQVELDALRERPVMATPHLLVDDRAEDLTNLRSWLTHHIERIVDTHATSLTSDLGRLRTLSPLQTLKRGYAVLRTEEGLIGSVTDAVANTGAQAILHDGHLDLTINAAHSAARP; from the coding sequence GTGAGCACACCAATTCCGCCGGATCTTCCCCAGATGGCCCATTTGACCACCCCGGACCAGCCGTGGCCGCTTCGCCTGCTGTCCGCCAAAATATCCGAATATGTTGCCAAAATGTCTCGGCTCTGGGTCGAAGGCGAAGTCATCCAACTTGTCCGGCGGCCCAACGCGCGCGTCCAGTTCTTCACGCTCGCCGACCTCGAAGAAAAGGCGTCCATCACCGTCAAAATCTGGTCGCACGCCCTGCCGGCGGCGATCACGGAAGGCTCCCGCGTCGTCGTCGCCGCCAAACCCGACTTTTGGACCGGCAACGGCTCGCTCACCCTACAGGCCGACGAAGTGCGTGCCGTCGGCGTCGGCGACCTCCTCGCCCGGATCGAAGCCCTCAAAACCAAACTCGCCGCCGAAGGCCTCTTCGCCCCCGAACGCAAACAACCCCTCCCCTTCCTGCCCCGCAAAATCGGCCTCATCTGCGGACGCAACACGAAAGCCATGCACGACGTCGTCAACAACGCCACCCGCCGCTGGCCGGCCGTCCGTTTCGAGATTCGCGAAGTACAAGTACAAGGCGCGGGAGCGGTCGACCAAATGATCCCGGCCCTCGAAGAACTCGACACTATTGACGACGTCGACGTCATCGTCCTCGCCCGCGGCGGCGGCTCCGTTGAAGATCTCTTCCCGTTTTCCGACGAGCGGCTCGTCCGGGCCGCAGCCGCTGCTCGTACGCCCGTCGTCTCCGCGATCGGCCACGAAACCGACTCCCCGGTGCTCGACCTCGTCGCCGACTACCGCGCTTCCACCCCCACCGATGCTGCCAAGGCGATCGTTCCCGACGTCGGCGAAGAAAAACAGGGGCTAGCCACCACGGTGCGCCGCGGCCGGATCGCCGTCGACAACCTGCTCCACGGCGCCCAAGTCGAACTCGATGCACTTCGCGAACGCCCCGTCATGGCAACCCCACACCTACTCGTCGACGACCGCGCCGAAGACCTTACCAACCTGCGCTCCTGGCTCACCCACCACATTGAACGGATCGTCGATACACACGCCACCTCCCTGACCAGCGATCTTGGGCGTCTTCGGACTTTATCCCCACTTCAGACCCTCAAAAGGGGCTACGCTGTGTTAAGAACAGAGGAAGGACTGATTGGCAGCGTTACCGACGCCGTCGCGAACACAGGAGCCCAAGCGATCCTGCACGACGGCCACCTCGACCTGACGATCAACGCCGCCCACAGCGCGGCACGCCCGTAG
- a CDS encoding carbohydrate kinase family protein — protein sequence MSCLVIGESLIDVVKRADGTASRHPGGSPMNVAVGLARLGRRVHLLTRFGDDADGSQLREYIESAGVSLYPGTVDSDATSIAIASINEAGSPAYHFDVNSAYVEPPASVDQLVDIIGELPTHVHIGSIGAHLRPGSHTVRRWLELLHEHATISYDPNVRLSILGSAQSVIDDMTQILPFVDIVKASTEDLEELTGHPVDPDAAAHEFLAAGATFVAISMGSRGVKFFTPTESVALPALQVKVVDSVGAGDAMMSALIDSLARISVLGDERAGLASISPSLLTSVGKFAVTAAAITVSRSGANPPTRDEVNELLASAQL from the coding sequence ATGAGTTGCCTCGTCATCGGCGAATCCCTCATCGACGTCGTCAAACGCGCCGACGGCACAGCCAGCCGACACCCGGGTGGCTCACCTATGAACGTCGCCGTCGGGCTTGCACGCCTCGGCCGCCGCGTCCACCTGCTCACCCGGTTCGGCGACGACGCCGACGGCAGCCAACTACGCGAATATATTGAATCAGCAGGAGTGAGCCTCTACCCCGGCACCGTCGATTCCGATGCCACCTCAATCGCGATCGCCTCCATCAACGAGGCCGGCTCACCCGCCTACCATTTCGACGTCAACTCCGCCTACGTGGAACCGCCGGCCAGCGTGGACCAGCTCGTCGACATCATCGGCGAACTTCCCACGCATGTTCACATCGGTTCGATCGGCGCCCACTTGCGCCCCGGTTCGCACACGGTGCGCCGCTGGCTTGAACTCCTCCACGAGCATGCCACGATTTCCTACGATCCGAACGTCCGGCTATCGATCCTCGGCTCAGCCCAGTCTGTCATTGACGACATGACGCAGATTCTACCGTTCGTCGACATCGTCAAAGCCTCCACCGAAGACCTCGAAGAACTGACCGGGCACCCCGTCGATCCCGACGCCGCCGCCCACGAGTTTCTCGCGGCAGGAGCCACCTTCGTGGCAATTTCGATGGGTAGCCGCGGCGTCAAATTCTTCACCCCGACCGAATCGGTAGCCCTGCCCGCCCTGCAAGTCAAGGTAGTCGACTCCGTGGGTGCCGGTGATGCCATGATGTCCGCGCTTATCGACTCGCTCGCCCGCATCTCCGTGCTTGGCGACGAACGCGCCGGGCTCGCCTCGATCTCGCCATCACTGCTGACCTCAGTTGGCAAGTTTGCGGTGACGGCGGCCGCAATCACAGTATCGCGCAGCGGCGCCAACCCGCCCACTCGCGACGAAGTCAACGAACTACTCGCGAGCGCCCAGCTGTAA
- the mca gene encoding mycothiol conjugate amidase Mca — translation MTDERRLMAIHAHPDDEASKGAGMMAKYATAGRVKVVTATGGERGSILNPALAGDADILANMAQVRRAEMAAAVAALGVEHSWLGFVDSGLPEGDPLPPLPAGCFALEPFDDVVRALVREIREFRPQVVTTYDENGGYPHPDHIRVHTASIAAVTAARDPQAYPEEGEPWMVSKVYYDISFNAARMQTFHDTLLERVGHSPFADWLERRKGMPVTRASARIHVADFFAQRDGALRAHATQIDPKGFFFAMPRDIEAEVWPWEEFRLAMTNVGTARGVEQDLFERVPGVEPLV, via the coding sequence ATGACCGACGAACGTAGACTCATGGCCATTCACGCCCACCCGGACGACGAAGCGTCCAAGGGCGCTGGGATGATGGCGAAATATGCCACGGCGGGTCGCGTGAAGGTTGTGACGGCGACGGGCGGAGAGCGCGGCTCTATTTTGAACCCGGCGCTGGCTGGCGACGCCGATATCCTCGCCAACATGGCGCAGGTGCGGCGCGCTGAGATGGCGGCCGCCGTCGCCGCGCTCGGAGTGGAACATTCGTGGCTCGGATTCGTGGACTCGGGCTTGCCCGAAGGCGATCCGTTGCCGCCCTTGCCTGCGGGCTGTTTCGCACTCGAGCCGTTCGACGACGTCGTGCGCGCGCTTGTTCGGGAAATCCGCGAGTTTCGTCCGCAAGTTGTGACGACGTACGACGAGAACGGTGGCTATCCACACCCTGACCATATTCGGGTGCATACGGCCTCCATCGCGGCGGTGACGGCGGCCCGTGACCCGCAGGCGTATCCGGAGGAGGGTGAGCCGTGGATGGTGTCGAAGGTGTACTACGACATCAGTTTCAACGCGGCGCGTATGCAAACCTTCCACGACACGCTTCTTGAACGGGTAGGGCATAGTCCGTTCGCGGATTGGCTGGAGCGGCGTAAGGGCATGCCGGTGACTCGAGCGTCGGCGCGTATTCATGTGGCCGATTTCTTCGCCCAGCGCGATGGTGCCCTGCGTGCTCATGCTACTCAGATCGATCCGAAGGGCTTCTTCTTTGCGATGCCGCGCGATATCGAAGCTGAGGTGTGGCCGTGGGAGGAGTTCCGTTTGGCAATGACGAACGTTGGAACGGCGCGCGGAGTTGAGCAGGACTTGTTCGAGCGAGTGCCCGGAGTTGAACCGTTAGTTTAA
- a CDS encoding PPK2 family polyphosphate kinase, with the protein MTTTNWTTHPTVALRAGAGFDLSTLDHRATPGWPGDKADGVAHMAAREEQLDDLQERLFANGRVGDKRRVLLILQGLDTSGKGGIVRHVLGMVDPQGVHVANFGVPTKEELSHHFLWRVIRKLPPPGKICVFDRSHYEDVLVARVDGLVSAAELETRYEEINNFEETLTREGYALIKVALMHSHREQGLRLAERLARGDKWWKYSPSDVDTRLKWDAYQEAYQAMFDRTSTDHAPWYVVLADRKWYARLAVTELLIHTLAGLNQEWPTPTWNLDAERERLLATMHPDDVAAAQEALSAERKL; encoded by the coding sequence ATGACGACGACGAACTGGACCACACACCCAACAGTTGCGCTACGCGCAGGAGCAGGCTTCGACCTTTCCACGCTCGACCACCGCGCCACCCCGGGCTGGCCGGGCGATAAAGCCGACGGCGTCGCTCACATGGCCGCCCGCGAAGAACAACTCGATGACCTCCAAGAGCGCCTGTTCGCAAACGGACGGGTCGGCGACAAACGCCGGGTGCTGCTCATCTTGCAAGGGCTCGACACCTCGGGCAAGGGCGGGATCGTCCGCCACGTGCTCGGCATGGTTGACCCACAAGGCGTCCATGTAGCCAACTTTGGGGTTCCTACGAAAGAAGAGCTCTCCCATCATTTCCTGTGGCGCGTAATCCGCAAACTGCCACCTCCCGGGAAGATCTGCGTGTTTGACCGTTCGCATTACGAGGACGTGCTCGTCGCCCGAGTCGACGGCCTAGTCAGCGCTGCCGAACTCGAAACCCGCTACGAGGAAATCAACAACTTCGAAGAAACACTCACCCGCGAAGGCTACGCCCTCATCAAGGTGGCGCTCATGCACTCGCATCGCGAACAAGGGTTACGCCTCGCCGAACGGCTCGCTCGAGGTGACAAATGGTGGAAGTATTCACCCAGCGACGTTGACACCCGGCTCAAATGGGACGCCTATCAGGAGGCCTATCAGGCGATGTTCGACCGCACGTCCACCGACCACGCACCCTGGTACGTCGTGCTGGCCGACCGCAAGTGGTATGCGCGCCTGGCCGTCACCGAGCTGCTCATTCACACGCTCGCCGGCCTCAACCAGGAATGGCCGACACCCACGTGGAATCTCGACGCCGAACGGGAACGCCTGCTCGCGACCATGCATCCCGACGACGTCGCCGCAGCTCAGGAAGCCCTATCGGCTGAGCGCAAGCTCTAG
- a CDS encoding 4-hydroxy-3-methylbut-2-enyl diphosphate reductase, producing MLPTPSVGAPATLAGASAFPQDIPSEPNAEGKRILVATPRGYCAGVDRAVDAVEKALELYGPPVYVRKEIVHNKFVVETLSKRGAIFVEETHEVPEGARVVFSAHGVSPAVHAEAAARGLDTIDATCPLVTKVHKQAVRFAGGDYDILLIGHEGHEEVEGTQGEAPDHIQIVNGPEDVDSVQVRDPDKVAWISQTTLSVDETMQIVEMLRERFPNLQDPPSDNICYATQNRQVAVKKMAPESDVVITVGSANSSNSVRLMEVALEAGAGASYRVDKAEELRPEWFEGAKTIGVTSGASVPEILVRDVVEALKTQGFTEVVPVETVQEDVQFSLPKNLRADLKAVGVEPDRPHRARPAAEKGRVSNARGTGNIAGRKSSAR from the coding sequence ATGCTTCCAACTCCGAGTGTTGGAGCGCCGGCGACCCTTGCGGGGGCGTCAGCGTTTCCGCAAGACATCCCGTCGGAACCGAACGCTGAGGGTAAGCGGATTTTGGTGGCGACGCCGCGCGGCTATTGTGCCGGTGTTGATCGGGCGGTGGATGCGGTTGAGAAGGCGCTCGAACTGTATGGTCCGCCCGTGTACGTTCGTAAAGAGATCGTGCATAACAAGTTTGTGGTAGAGACGCTGAGTAAGCGGGGCGCGATTTTCGTGGAGGAGACGCACGAGGTGCCCGAGGGGGCGCGCGTGGTGTTTTCGGCGCACGGGGTGTCGCCGGCCGTGCATGCGGAGGCGGCGGCGCGCGGTTTGGACACGATCGATGCGACCTGTCCGCTGGTGACGAAGGTGCATAAGCAGGCGGTTCGGTTTGCGGGTGGCGACTACGACATTTTGCTTATTGGCCACGAGGGGCACGAAGAGGTCGAGGGCACGCAGGGCGAGGCGCCCGACCATATTCAGATCGTGAATGGTCCGGAGGACGTCGATAGTGTGCAGGTGCGCGATCCGGATAAGGTGGCGTGGATTTCGCAGACCACGCTGTCGGTTGATGAGACGATGCAGATCGTGGAGATGCTCCGGGAGCGTTTCCCGAATTTGCAGGATCCGCCGTCGGACAATATTTGTTATGCCACGCAGAACCGCCAGGTGGCGGTGAAGAAGATGGCGCCGGAGTCGGACGTGGTGATTACGGTCGGTTCGGCGAATTCGTCGAATTCGGTGCGGCTTATGGAGGTGGCGCTCGAGGCGGGTGCGGGGGCGTCGTATCGGGTTGATAAGGCTGAGGAGTTGCGGCCCGAGTGGTTTGAGGGTGCGAAGACGATCGGGGTGACGTCGGGGGCGTCGGTGCCCGAAATTTTGGTGCGTGACGTAGTCGAGGCGCTCAAGACGCAAGGTTTTACTGAAGTGGTTCCTGTGGAGACGGTGCAGGAGGACGTCCAGTTCTCGCTGCCGAAGAATCTGCGTGCGGATCTGAAGGCCGTCGGCGTGGAGCCGGACAGGCCGCATCGAGCCCGGCCGGCAGCCGAGAAGGGCCGGGTCTCGAACGCGCGCGGGACGGGCAATATCGCGGGGCGTAAGTCGTCGGCCCGCTGA